In the Gossypium arboreum isolate Shixiya-1 chromosome 10, ASM2569848v2, whole genome shotgun sequence genome, one interval contains:
- the LOC108480321 gene encoding uncharacterized protein LOC108480321 isoform X1, giving the protein MKIFSVFLISFLFFAFPRAESTGSVFFIDSTNNQFLRSQSSNDVAQSESMLLTEVGATVSVLLGFAPPTTLSAAGSSKLNEVLIPNPFNRPRAVFMLEVSGIDDPLVVDPKNAIFGRALKSSVDLGSSKADIQLLDEEEVSVVSLDEPLGDYTEEDIIDFACWLGGSYVADAAKPFHGVMTIPVADVDNVTLRMPEKAHKEFVSKLLALYRNIRKAMEKHGHLSKTLRRPAEIIMGSFDGIKVLLEQLDRDGVDKLGTRLLLATLSNIYGLLQTAYGGQIVGVIVFNGVPQPESKTLMNVIYTSRSSPRWLADTTSSANTTLAAQVLVRRTLAWITGVVLLIATLLGVYFLLNMPLTRDTLLYSNVKLD; this is encoded by the exons ATGAAGATTTTCTCCGTTTTCTTAATTTCCTTTCTCTTCTTCGCATTTCCTAGG GCTGAATCTACTGGATCCGTTTTCTTCATTGATAGTACAAATAATCAATTTCTTCGCTCTCAGTCCTCCAACGATGTTGCTCAG TCAGAGTCGATGCTGTTAACTGAAGTTGGTGCTACTGTATCAGTCTTGCTTGGTTTTGCACCACCCACTACCCTTTCAGCTGCTGGTTCATCTAAG CTAAATGAGGTTCTCATTCCTAATCCATTTAATAGACCTCGAGCTGTTTTTATGCTTGAAGTCAGTGGAATCGATG ATCCTCTTGTTGTTGACCCCAAGAATGCTATCTTCGGAAGAGCCTTGAAGAGTAGTGTAGATCTTGGCTCAAGTAAAGCAGACATTCAGCTTCTAG ATGAAGAGGAAGTGTCTGTGGTTTCTTTGGATGAGCCTCTTGGAGATTACACTGAAGAAGATATTATTGACTTT gcATGCTGGTTGGGTGGATCATATGTTGCTGATGCTGCAAAACCTTTTCATGGAGTAATGACTATTCCTGTGGCAGATGTTGACAATGTGACTCTTCGTATGCCAGAG AAAGCACACAAGGAATTTGTTTCAAAACTGCTTGCTCTGTACCGCAATATAAGGAAAGCAATGGAGAAGCATGGACATTTGTCAAAGACTTTGCGTAGACCTGCAGAGATAATAATGGGTTCTTTTGATGGTATTAAG GTTTTGCTGGAGCAGCTAGACAGAGATGGTGTTGATAAGCTAGGAACTAGGCTTCTGCTTGCCACACTTTCGAATATATATGGTTTACTGCAGACAGCTTATGGAG GTCAAATTGTTGGAGTTATTGTCTTCAATGGGGTACCTCAGCCAGAATCAAAAACATTGATGAATGTGATCTATACCTCTCGCTCATCTCCACGTTGGTTAGCAGACACAACAAGCTCTGCTAATACCACCCTTGCTGCACAAGTGTTGGTTAGAAGGACCCTTGCTTGGATAACTGGAGTTGTTCTTCTTATTGCAACTCTCTTGGGG GTTTACTTCCTTCTGAATATGCCATTGACAAGGGACACACTTTTGTATTCAAATGTCAAGCTAGACTAA
- the LOC108480321 gene encoding uncharacterized protein LOC108480321 isoform X2 has product MKIFSVFLISFLFFAFPRAESTGSVFFIDSTNNQFLRSQSSNDVAQSESMLLTEVGATVSVLLGFAPPTTLSAAGSSKLNEVLIPNPFNRPRAVFMLEVSGIDDPLVVDPKNAIFGRALKSSVDLGSSKADIQLLDEEEVSVVSLDEPLGDYTEEDIIDFACWLGGSYVADAAKPFHGVMTIPVADVDNVTLRMPEKAHKEFVSKLLALYRNIRKAMEKHGHLSKTLRRPAEIIMGSFDGIKLDRDGVDKLGTRLLLATLSNIYGLLQTAYGGQIVGVIVFNGVPQPESKTLMNVIYTSRSSPRWLADTTSSANTTLAAQVLVRRTLAWITGVVLLIATLLGVYFLLNMPLTRDTLLYSNVKLD; this is encoded by the exons ATGAAGATTTTCTCCGTTTTCTTAATTTCCTTTCTCTTCTTCGCATTTCCTAGG GCTGAATCTACTGGATCCGTTTTCTTCATTGATAGTACAAATAATCAATTTCTTCGCTCTCAGTCCTCCAACGATGTTGCTCAG TCAGAGTCGATGCTGTTAACTGAAGTTGGTGCTACTGTATCAGTCTTGCTTGGTTTTGCACCACCCACTACCCTTTCAGCTGCTGGTTCATCTAAG CTAAATGAGGTTCTCATTCCTAATCCATTTAATAGACCTCGAGCTGTTTTTATGCTTGAAGTCAGTGGAATCGATG ATCCTCTTGTTGTTGACCCCAAGAATGCTATCTTCGGAAGAGCCTTGAAGAGTAGTGTAGATCTTGGCTCAAGTAAAGCAGACATTCAGCTTCTAG ATGAAGAGGAAGTGTCTGTGGTTTCTTTGGATGAGCCTCTTGGAGATTACACTGAAGAAGATATTATTGACTTT gcATGCTGGTTGGGTGGATCATATGTTGCTGATGCTGCAAAACCTTTTCATGGAGTAATGACTATTCCTGTGGCAGATGTTGACAATGTGACTCTTCGTATGCCAGAG AAAGCACACAAGGAATTTGTTTCAAAACTGCTTGCTCTGTACCGCAATATAAGGAAAGCAATGGAGAAGCATGGACATTTGTCAAAGACTTTGCGTAGACCTGCAGAGATAATAATGGGTTCTTTTGATGGTATTAAG CTAGACAGAGATGGTGTTGATAAGCTAGGAACTAGGCTTCTGCTTGCCACACTTTCGAATATATATGGTTTACTGCAGACAGCTTATGGAG GTCAAATTGTTGGAGTTATTGTCTTCAATGGGGTACCTCAGCCAGAATCAAAAACATTGATGAATGTGATCTATACCTCTCGCTCATCTCCACGTTGGTTAGCAGACACAACAAGCTCTGCTAATACCACCCTTGCTGCACAAGTGTTGGTTAGAAGGACCCTTGCTTGGATAACTGGAGTTGTTCTTCTTATTGCAACTCTCTTGGGG GTTTACTTCCTTCTGAATATGCCATTGACAAGGGACACACTTTTGTATTCAAATGTCAAGCTAGACTAA